One genomic region from Enterobacter hormaechei ATCC 49162 encodes:
- the kdsA gene encoding 3-deoxy-8-phosphooctulonate synthase, translating to MKQKVVSIGDINVANDLPFVLFGGMNVLESRDLAMRICEHYVTVTQKLGIPYVFKASFDKANRSSIHSYRGPGLEEGMKIFQELKQTFGVKVITDVHEASQAQPVADVVDVIQLPAFLARQTDLVEAMAKTGAVINVKKPQFVSPGQMGNIVDKFIEGGNDQVILCDRGSNFGYDNLVVDMLGFSVMKNVSNQSPVIFDVTHSLQCRDPFGAASGGRRAQVTELARAGMATGLAGLFIEAHPDPANAKCDGPSALPLDKLEPFLKQIKAIDDLVKSFDELDTSN from the coding sequence ATGAAACAAAAAGTGGTTAGCATTGGTGATATCAACGTGGCAAACGACCTGCCGTTCGTGCTGTTTGGCGGTATGAACGTGCTGGAATCCCGCGATCTCGCTATGCGCATCTGCGAACACTACGTGACCGTGACCCAAAAGCTGGGCATCCCGTACGTGTTTAAAGCCTCTTTTGACAAAGCCAACCGCTCCTCCATTCACTCCTACCGTGGCCCGGGCCTGGAAGAGGGGATGAAGATTTTCCAGGAGCTGAAACAGACGTTTGGCGTGAAAGTGATCACCGACGTGCACGAAGCCTCTCAGGCACAGCCCGTGGCAGATGTGGTAGACGTGATCCAGCTTCCGGCGTTCCTGGCTCGCCAGACTGACCTGGTAGAAGCGATGGCGAAAACCGGTGCCGTGATTAACGTGAAAAAACCGCAGTTTGTCAGCCCTGGCCAGATGGGTAACATCGTCGATAAGTTTATCGAAGGCGGTAACGACCAGGTGATCCTGTGCGACCGTGGTTCAAACTTCGGTTATGACAACCTGGTTGTGGATATGCTGGGCTTCAGCGTGATGAAGAACGTCTCTAACCAGTCGCCGGTGATTTTCGACGTGACCCACTCCCTGCAATGCCGCGACCCGTTTGGTGCCGCGTCTGGCGGGCGTCGTGCGCAGGTAACCGAACTGGCGCGCGCCGGGATGGCGACCGGCCTGGCGGGTCTGTTCATTGAAGCGCACCCGGATCCGGCTAACGCGAAATGCGACGGTCCATCCGCGCTGCCGCTGGACAAGCTGGAGCCGTTCCTGAAACAGATCAAGGCGATTGACGATCTGGTGAAGAGCTTCGACGAGCTGGATACCAGCAACTAA
- the chaA gene encoding sodium-potassium/proton antiporter ChaA, with amino-acid sequence MTATHEAVKTRHKETSLIFPVLALAVLLFWGSSQSLPVVVGINILALVGILTSAFSVVRHADVLAHRLGEPYGSLILSLSVVILEVSLISALMATGDAAPTLMRDTLYSIIMIVTGGLVGFSLLLGGRKFATQYMNLFGIKQYLIALFPLAIIVLVFPMALPGANFTTGQALLVALISAAMYGVFLLIQTKTHQSLFVYEHEDEADDDDPHHGKPSAHSSAWHTVWLIVHLIAVIAVTKMNANPLEALLTELNAPVAFTGFLVALLILSPEGLGALKAVLNNQVQRAMNLFFGSVLATISLTVPVVTLIAFMTGNDLQFALGAPEMIVMMASLLLCQISFSTGRTNVLNGAAHMALFIAYLMTIFA; translated from the coding sequence ATGACAGCAACACACGAGGCGGTAAAAACCCGCCACAAGGAGACCTCTCTCATTTTCCCGGTTCTGGCACTGGCTGTGCTGCTCTTCTGGGGAAGCAGTCAGTCATTGCCAGTGGTTGTGGGGATCAATATTCTGGCTCTGGTGGGTATTTTAACCAGCGCATTTAGCGTGGTACGCCATGCGGATGTGTTAGCCCACCGTCTTGGAGAGCCGTATGGTTCATTAATTTTAAGCCTTTCGGTTGTTATTCTTGAAGTCAGTTTAATTTCCGCATTAATGGCCACCGGCGACGCCGCGCCAACGCTAATGCGCGATACGCTCTACTCGATCATTATGATTGTCACCGGCGGTCTGGTCGGTTTTTCGCTTTTACTGGGTGGACGCAAATTTGCCACCCAGTACATGAATCTCTTTGGCATTAAACAGTACCTGATCGCCCTGTTCCCGCTGGCGATTATCGTGCTGGTCTTCCCGATGGCGCTGCCGGGTGCAAACTTCACCACCGGCCAGGCGCTGCTGGTGGCGCTGATTTCCGCGGCGATGTATGGCGTGTTCCTGCTGATCCAGACCAAAACGCACCAGAGCCTGTTTGTGTACGAGCATGAAGATGAAGCCGACGACGATGACCCGCATCACGGTAAGCCGTCGGCCCACAGCAGCGCGTGGCACACGGTTTGGCTGATCGTGCATCTGATTGCCGTTATTGCGGTCACCAAGATGAATGCGAACCCGCTGGAGGCGCTGTTAACGGAACTGAACGCGCCGGTCGCCTTTACCGGTTTCCTGGTAGCCCTGTTGATCCTGTCACCAGAAGGTCTGGGGGCGCTGAAAGCGGTGCTGAACAATCAGGTGCAGCGTGCGATGAATCTATTCTTCGGCTCCGTACTGGCGACCATCTCCCTCACCGTTCCGGTGGTGACGCTGATTGCCTTTATGACGGGGAATGATTTGCAGTTTGCGCTGGGTGCGCCAGAGATGATTGTGATGATGGCATCATTGCTGCTGTGCCAGATATCCTTCTCCACCGGCCGCACCAATGTGCTGAACGGCGCGGCGCATATGGCGCTGTTTATTGCGTATCTGATGACGATATTTGCATAA
- the sirB1 gene encoding invasion regulator SirB1: MRSLADFEFNKVPLCDGMILISEMIRDDFTSQYVYAELENLVSLAREEINQARPQDWQLEKLIELFYGEWGFCDTRGVYRLSDALWLDQVLKNRQGSAVALGAILLWVAHELDIPLVPVIFPTQMILRAEWLDGEMWLINPFNGDTLDEHTLDVWLKGNISPIAELFNEDLDEADNAEVIRKLLDTLKSALMEERQMELALRASEVLLQFNPEDPYEIRDRGLIYAQLDCEHVALNDLNYFVEQCPEDPISEMIRAQINAIAHKHITLH; the protein is encoded by the coding sequence ATGAGGTCCTTAGCCGATTTCGAATTTAACAAAGTGCCGCTCTGCGATGGTATGATCCTGATTTCAGAGATGATCCGCGACGATTTCACGTCACAGTACGTTTACGCTGAACTGGAGAATCTGGTCAGCCTGGCGCGCGAAGAGATCAATCAGGCACGTCCGCAGGACTGGCAATTAGAGAAGCTGATTGAGCTTTTCTACGGCGAATGGGGTTTCTGCGACACGCGAGGCGTGTACCGCTTGTCTGACGCACTGTGGCTGGACCAGGTGTTGAAAAATCGTCAGGGCAGCGCCGTCGCGTTGGGCGCCATTTTACTGTGGGTTGCACACGAACTGGATATTCCACTGGTGCCGGTCATTTTCCCAACGCAGATGATTTTGCGGGCGGAGTGGCTGGACGGTGAGATGTGGTTAATCAATCCATTTAACGGCGACACGCTGGATGAGCATACGCTGGACGTCTGGCTGAAGGGCAACATTAGCCCGATAGCTGAGCTGTTCAATGAAGATCTTGATGAAGCCGATAACGCCGAAGTGATCCGCAAACTGTTGGATACGCTGAAGTCTGCGCTGATGGAAGAGCGGCAGATGGAGCTGGCCCTGCGCGCAAGCGAAGTGCTGTTGCAGTTCAATCCGGAAGATCCGTACGAAATCCGCGACCGCGGCCTGATTTATGCGCAGCTCGACTGCGAGCACGTGGCGCTGAATGATTTGAATTATTTCGTCGAGCAATGTCCGGAAGATCCGATCAGCGAAATGATCCGCGCGCAGATCAACGCGATCGCGCATAAACACATTACACTGCATTAA
- the chaB gene encoding putative cation transport regulator ChaB gives MPYKSKSELPDNVQNVLPAHAQDIYKEAFNSAWDQYKDKDDRRDDASREETAHKVAWAAVKNDYEKGDDDKWHKKK, from the coding sequence ATGCCATACAAATCGAAAAGCGAATTACCGGACAACGTGCAAAACGTATTGCCTGCTCACGCGCAGGATATCTACAAAGAAGCTTTTAACAGCGCCTGGGATCAGTACAAAGATAAAGACGATCGCCGGGACGATGCCAGCCGTGAAGAGACGGCGCATAAAGTGGCCTGGGCCGCCGTAAAAAATGACTATGAGAAGGGGGATGATGATAAATGGCACAAAAAGAAATAG
- a CDS encoding gamma-glutamylcyclotransferase, protein MLTRDFLMKADCKTAFGAIEESLLWSAEQRAASLAATLACRPDDGPVWIFGYGSLMWNPALEYVESATGTLPGWHRAFCLRLTAGRGSACQPGRMLALKEGGRTTGVAYRLPDTTLEEELTLLWKREMITGCYMPSWCKLDLDDGRTVNALVFIMDPRHPLYEADTRTQVIAPLIAAASGPLGTNAQYLFSLDQELTRLGMQDDCLSELVVKVKALLEGNPLSNTLRPGFA, encoded by the coding sequence GTGTTAACGCGTGATTTCTTGATGAAGGCAGATTGTAAGACGGCATTTGGTGCTATCGAGGAATCGCTTCTGTGGTCGGCTGAACAACGTGCGGCGTCGCTTGCGGCAACGCTGGCCTGCCGCCCGGATGATGGCCCGGTCTGGATTTTTGGTTACGGCTCACTGATGTGGAACCCGGCGCTTGAGTATGTTGAATCGGCAACCGGAACGCTGCCTGGCTGGCACCGCGCCTTCTGTTTGCGCCTGACCGCCGGACGCGGCAGCGCCTGTCAGCCTGGACGCATGCTTGCACTAAAAGAGGGCGGACGCACCACGGGCGTGGCATACCGGCTGCCGGATACCACGCTGGAAGAAGAGCTGACGCTGCTGTGGAAGCGCGAGATGATCACTGGCTGCTATATGCCCAGCTGGTGCAAGCTGGACCTGGATGACGGCCGCACCGTCAACGCGCTGGTGTTCATTATGGATCCGCGCCATCCGCTGTATGAAGCCGACACCCGAACCCAGGTGATCGCCCCGCTGATTGCCGCCGCCAGTGGACCGCTGGGTACTAACGCCCAGTACCTTTTCTCGCTCGATCAGGAGCTGACGCGCCTCGGTATGCAGGACGACTGTCTGAGTGAGCTGGTGGTGAAGGTGAAAGCGCTGCTGGAAGGAAACCCGCTCAGCAATACGCTGCGGCCGGGTTTTGCATAA